One segment of Chionomys nivalis chromosome 1, mChiNiv1.1, whole genome shotgun sequence DNA contains the following:
- the Znf775 gene encoding zinc finger protein 775 translates to MESGLAGSGSGDGLAGIKQEKPEWPLQTVVSQAALPEKDKENIFQPQSGLPPCQTMGRRAMGSQEEIGGAWWAPPPEQEARLAARVPGTAPGPLSPALSAGGGHFVCMDCGKRFSWWSSLKIHQRTHTGEKPYLCSKCGKSFSQKPNLERHQRHHTGERPFCCPECTRRFSQKQHLLKHQKTHSRPTTHSCPECKRCFRHQVGLRVHLRAHARDRLGAHVSLHEMLQYAAARRRACHLRPGSPRRRPEWLWLRLCQGWWGQHRVRTAAHHRLGPNEQRQFICNECGKSFTWWSSLNIHQRIHTGERPYACPECGRRFSQKPNLTRHLRNHTGERPHPCSHCGRSFRQKQHLLKHLRTHLPGAQATRCTSCGQNCPSRMALRAHQRVHATTELWSRSPVQSGVPGSESQAEIAPSVTLKTQGTQDAKEVLCGQECETQAAPSEQRQFICNECGKSFSWWSALTIHRRIHTGERPYACPDCGRCFSQKPNLTRHRRNHTGERPYLCTVCGRGFRQKQHLLKHQRVHGGAQAPHPGPEEEKEL, encoded by the coding sequence GAGATGGGCTGGCAGGGATCAAGCAGGAGAAACCAGAGTGGCCGCTGCAGACTGTGGTATCTCAGGCTGCGCTTCCGGAGAAGGACAAGGAAAACATATTTCAGCCGCAGAGTGGCCTCCCACCGTGCCAGACTATGGGGCGGCGGGCTATGGGGTCACAGGAGGAAATTGGGGGTGCTTGGTGGGCCCCACCCCCTGAGCAGGAAGCCCGGCTGGCTGCTCGAGTTCCGGGGACAGCTCCAGGCCCTCTGAGCCCTGCACTTTCTGCGGGTGGGGGTCATTTCGTGTGCATGGATTGTGGGAAAAGGTTCAGCTGGTGGTCATCCTTGAAGATCCACCAGCGCACACACACGGGCGAGAAGCCTTACCTCTGCAGCAAATGTGGCAAGAGTTTTAGCCAGAAGCCCAACCTGGAGCGCCACCAGCGTCACCACACTGGCGAGAGGCCCTTCTGCTGTCCAGAGTGCACAAGACGCTTCAGTCAGAAGCAGCACCTGCTCAAGCACCAGAAGACTCACTCTCGGCCCACCACTCACTCGTGTCCAGAATGCAAGCGCTGCTTCAGGCACCAAGTGGGCCTCCGCGTCCATCTGCGAGCGCATGCCCGGGACCGCCTGGGTGCCCATGTCAGCTTGCATGAGATGCTCCAGTATGCTGCGGCACGCCGCCGGGCCTGCCATCTGCGCCCTGGATCCCCACGCAGACGCCCTGAGTGGCTCTGGCTGAGACTCTGCCAGGGCTGGTGGGGCCAGCACAGGGTACGGACAGCAGCTCACCACCGCTTAGGTCCCAATGAGCAACGCCAGTTCATCTGCAATGAGTGTGGCAAGAGCTTCACATGGTGGTCATCGCTGAATATCCATCAGCGCATCCACACAGGCGAGAGGCCCTATGCGTGCCCTGAATGCGGCCGCCGCTTTAGCCAGAAGCCCAACCTCACGAGGCACCTGCGCAACCACACAGGCGAGCGGCCACACCCATGCTCGCACTGTGGCCGCAGCTTCCGTCAGAAGCAGCACCTGCTCAAGCACTTGCGCACGCACCTGCCTGGTGCCCAGGCCACGAGGTGTACCAGCTGTGGACAGAACTGCCCCAGCCGTATGGCACTGCGGGCGCACCAACGTGTGCATGCCACTACAGAGCTGTGGTCGCGATCTCCAGTCCAGAGTGGTGTGCCTGGTTCGGAATCACAAGCTGAGATTGCCCCAAGTGTGACTCTGAAGACCCAGGGTACTCAGGATGCCAAGGAAGTGCTGTGTGGTCAGGAGTGCGAGACCCAGGCTGCACCCAGTGAGCAGCGCCAGTTCATCTGTAACGAGTGCGGCAAGAGTTTCTCATGGTGGTCAGCGCTCACCATCCACCGGCGCATTCACACGGGCGAGCGGCCCTATGCGTGCCCAGACTGTGGACGCTGTTTCAGCCAGAAACCCAACCTCACACGACACCGGCGCAACCACACCGGCGAGAGACCCTACCTGTGCACTGTCTGCGGCCGTGGATTCCGTCAAAAGCAGCATCTACTCAAGCACCAGCGTGTGCATGGCGGAGCTCAGGCCCCACACCCTGGcccagaggaggagaaagagctgTAG